A region from the Gemmatimonadaceae bacterium genome encodes:
- the ligD gene encoding DNA ligase D: MSPDDETPPPADHLATYRAKRSADRSPEPVGSISAIPGRLFVVHKHAARQLHFDLRLEMDGVLRSWAVPRGPSYDQADKRLAVKVEDHPLEYADFEGVIPEGNYGAGGVIVWDRGEWVPLEDWREGLEKGKLLFELKGYKLKGKWTLVKIKKSEKDWLFIKERDAYLRSPGDQFPEESVLSGLTVEEVKTGRSDASALRREVEGAARPGPVTLRTAEVMLAEPRDDAFTREGWIFELKMDGYRMLAARDKGEVTLMTRNGNDYTRVFPEVARALRALPFEQFVMDGEIVALDSAGRPSFSLLQKRGSLTSEPDIRRLAVELPTTFYVFDLLGFEQMDLRDLTLVRRKAFLQRALPPVGAVRYLEHIETQGEAMLAQVGTMGLEGIVAKRADAPYRAGRSSQWLKIKAQNSGDFVVVGFTAPQGSRTGFGALQLADYVDGALVYTGRAGTGFTDRALHEIHAMLTPDIRDAPPCFGPVRARGEPPLPSTAIPDTASTTWVEPRHVCEVRYTEWTPDGVLRHPAFLRLRDDKRPHDCERQDWRHVDGGASNGAAATPQTTAPDTTSDGALDHDPHLPPRVVSRAVNISNPKKVFWPAEKYTKGDLIEYYRAIAPWLLPYLRDRPVVLTRFPDGIDGKSFYQKDAPEFAPEWMRTVPIWSSDTNRFIQYFVCDDVDGVVYLANSGTIPLHIWMSRVESLERPDWCVIDLDPKDAPFSDVVKTALVLHRLCGELGLPDYIKTTGKTGLHIMIPLGLQCTYEQSRTLGELLARLVIRELGDITTITRHVTRRGDKVYLDYLQNRHGQLIVSPFSVRPLPGATVSMPLTWDEVNQDLDPRRYTIRTAVDRMTTLGADPVRAVIDQKVDLAAVMTRLATLLTA, encoded by the coding sequence ATGTCTCCGGACGACGAAACACCGCCACCCGCCGACCACCTCGCCACCTATCGGGCCAAGCGGTCGGCCGACCGCTCACCGGAACCCGTCGGCAGCATTTCGGCGATCCCGGGCCGGCTCTTCGTCGTCCACAAGCACGCCGCGCGTCAGCTGCACTTCGACCTCCGCCTCGAGATGGACGGCGTGTTGCGCTCGTGGGCCGTGCCCCGCGGACCGTCGTATGACCAGGCCGACAAGCGGCTCGCCGTGAAAGTGGAAGACCACCCGCTCGAGTACGCCGACTTCGAGGGTGTGATTCCCGAGGGCAACTACGGCGCAGGCGGCGTCATCGTCTGGGACCGCGGCGAGTGGGTGCCACTCGAGGACTGGCGCGAGGGACTGGAGAAGGGGAAGCTCCTCTTCGAACTCAAGGGCTACAAGCTCAAGGGCAAGTGGACGCTCGTGAAGATCAAGAAGAGCGAGAAGGACTGGCTCTTCATCAAGGAGCGCGACGCGTACCTTCGTTCGCCGGGCGACCAGTTTCCCGAGGAGTCCGTCCTGTCGGGACTCACCGTCGAGGAGGTGAAGACCGGACGCTCCGACGCGAGTGCACTCCGTCGGGAGGTGGAAGGCGCGGCGCGGCCCGGGCCGGTCACGCTCCGCACGGCTGAAGTCATGCTCGCCGAACCGCGTGACGATGCGTTCACGCGCGAGGGCTGGATCTTCGAGCTCAAGATGGACGGCTATCGCATGCTCGCCGCGCGGGACAAGGGCGAGGTGACCCTGATGACGCGCAACGGGAACGACTACACGCGCGTCTTTCCAGAAGTCGCCAGGGCGTTGCGTGCCCTGCCCTTCGAGCAGTTCGTGATGGACGGCGAGATCGTCGCGCTCGACTCCGCGGGACGGCCGAGCTTCTCCCTGTTGCAGAAGCGCGGGAGCCTGACCAGCGAGCCGGACATTCGACGGCTCGCGGTGGAGCTGCCAACGACCTTCTACGTGTTTGACCTCCTCGGGTTCGAACAGATGGACCTGCGCGACCTCACCCTCGTCAGACGCAAGGCGTTCCTGCAGCGCGCGCTCCCGCCGGTCGGCGCCGTACGGTACCTCGAACACATCGAAACGCAGGGCGAAGCCATGCTCGCCCAGGTCGGCACGATGGGCCTCGAGGGCATCGTCGCCAAGCGCGCGGACGCGCCCTACCGCGCCGGGCGCAGCAGCCAGTGGCTCAAGATCAAGGCGCAGAACTCCGGGGATTTCGTGGTCGTCGGGTTCACAGCCCCGCAGGGAAGCCGCACCGGCTTTGGCGCACTGCAACTCGCCGACTACGTGGACGGCGCCCTCGTGTACACCGGTCGCGCGGGCACCGGGTTCACGGACCGGGCGCTGCACGAGATCCACGCCATGCTCACGCCCGACATCCGCGACGCGCCGCCCTGCTTTGGACCCGTGCGTGCACGAGGCGAACCTCCTCTCCCCTCGACGGCGATTCCGGACACCGCCTCCACGACCTGGGTGGAGCCGCGCCACGTCTGCGAGGTGCGATACACCGAGTGGACGCCGGACGGCGTACTGCGCCATCCTGCATTCCTCCGCTTGCGCGACGACAAACGGCCGCACGACTGCGAACGGCAGGACTGGCGCCACGTCGATGGCGGCGCATCGAACGGCGCGGCAGCGACACCGCAGACGACAGCGCCCGACACAACGTCCGATGGTGCGCTCGACCACGATCCGCACCTGCCGCCGCGCGTGGTGTCGCGCGCCGTGAACATCTCCAATCCAAAGAAGGTCTTCTGGCCGGCGGAGAAGTACACCAAGGGCGACCTCATCGAGTACTACCGCGCCATCGCCCCCTGGCTGCTCCCCTACCTGCGCGATCGACCCGTGGTGCTCACCCGATTCCCCGACGGCATCGACGGCAAGTCGTTCTACCAGAAGGATGCACCCGAGTTCGCGCCGGAGTGGATGCGCACGGTGCCCATCTGGAGCAGCGACACCAATCGCTTCATCCAGTACTTCGTCTGTGACGACGTCGATGGCGTCGTGTACCTCGCCAACAGCGGCACGATCCCGCTGCACATCTGGATGAGTCGTGTCGAGTCGCTGGAACGTCCCGACTGGTGCGTGATCGACCTCGACCCCAAGGATGCCCCGTTCTCCGACGTCGTGAAGACGGCGCTGGTCCTGCATCGTCTCTGTGGTGAGCTGGGGCTGCCGGACTACATCAAGACCACCGGCAAGACCGGCCTGCACATCATGATCCCCCTCGGCCTGCAATGCACGTACGAGCAGAGCCGCACCCTCGGCGAGCTGCTGGCGCGGCTCGTCATCCGCGAGCTGGGTGACATCACGACCATCACGCGTCACGTCACACGCCGCGGCGACAAGGTGTACCTCGATTACCTGCAGAACCGCCATGGGCAGCTCATCGTCTCTCCCTTCAGCGTGCGACCCCTCCCCGGCGCAACCGTGTCCATGCCCCTCACCTGGGACGAGGTCAACCAGGATCTCGACCCTCGACGCTACACCATCCGAACGGCGGTCGATCGCATGACCACGCTCGGTGCCGACCCCGTGCGCGCCGTCATCGACCAGAAGGTGGACCTGGCGGCCGTGATGACTCGCCTCGCCACCCTGTTGACTGCCTGA
- a CDS encoding Ku protein gives MPARSIGTATISFGLVSVPVNVYSSSESRQSVSFNMLSKKSLTRVKQQYIDPKTNEVVPREEMVKGYEFAKDQYVVFTPEELKALEEKATGTIDIVEFVPLARVDREYLDKVYYVGPDKGGDRAYRLLAKALEETGKAALGQYAARGQQHLILIRPRNGVLVMEQLHYADELRSTSEVPVGEGEIKPMELTLAKQLIEQTSNEDFQPEKYRDTVRERVLEAINRKVDGQEITAEAPQDGGGKIIDLMEALKASLTKQGGADTGGEGGERKAS, from the coding sequence ATGCCTGCCCGCTCAATCGGTACCGCCACCATCTCGTTCGGCCTCGTGTCCGTTCCGGTGAACGTGTATTCGTCCTCGGAGTCGCGGCAGAGCGTGTCGTTCAACATGCTGTCCAAGAAGTCGCTCACGCGAGTGAAGCAACAGTACATCGACCCGAAGACCAACGAGGTGGTGCCGCGTGAGGAGATGGTGAAGGGCTACGAGTTCGCGAAGGACCAGTACGTGGTGTTCACGCCCGAGGAACTGAAGGCCCTGGAGGAGAAGGCGACCGGGACGATCGACATCGTCGAGTTCGTGCCGCTGGCCCGCGTGGACCGCGAGTACCTCGACAAGGTGTACTACGTGGGTCCGGACAAGGGCGGCGATCGCGCGTACCGGCTGCTCGCCAAGGCCCTCGAGGAAACGGGCAAGGCGGCGCTGGGACAATACGCGGCGCGTGGCCAGCAGCACCTCATACTCATCCGGCCGCGCAACGGCGTGCTGGTGATGGAGCAGCTCCATTACGCCGACGAGCTGCGCTCGACGTCGGAAGTGCCGGTCGGCGAGGGCGAGATCAAGCCGATGGAGCTCACGCTGGCCAAGCAGCTCATCGAGCAGACGTCCAACGAGGACTTCCAGCCCGAGAAGTACCGGGACACGGTGCGCGAGCGCGTGCTCGAGGCGATCAACCGCAAGGTGGACGGTCAGGAGATCACCGCCGAGGCGCCGCAGGACGGCGGCGGCAAGATCATCGACCTGATGGAAGCGCTCAAGGCGAGCCTTACGAAGCAGGGCGGCGCGGATACGGGCGGCGAGGGAGGCGAGCGCAAGGCGTCGTGA
- a CDS encoding DUF72 domain-containing protein has product MKVLVGTSGFAFKEWKGPFYPEDLRDDDMLRHYGTRFPTVEINNTFYRLPRESVLLEWVSQVPAGFTFSIKASQRITHYARLKEESAASPLEFLLRNCEVMGDRLGVILFQCPPNLKKDLPRLQRFCDLLPAGRRFAFEFRNGEWYSDDVIAELRGRNLALVVSDSEEFSGPMIPTADWGYARLHRFDYDDNALGTWARRIADEPWRETFVFFKHDYSPFTGPPAVAGFTDALPASARE; this is encoded by the coding sequence GTGAAGGTTCTCGTCGGCACGTCTGGGTTTGCCTTCAAGGAGTGGAAGGGCCCGTTCTATCCGGAAGACCTGCGGGACGATGACATGTTGCGCCACTACGGGACGCGATTCCCGACGGTGGAGATCAACAACACGTTCTATCGTCTGCCCCGGGAGTCGGTGCTGCTGGAGTGGGTATCGCAGGTACCGGCCGGGTTCACCTTCTCCATCAAGGCGTCGCAGCGCATCACGCACTACGCGCGACTCAAGGAGGAGTCGGCGGCGAGTCCGCTCGAGTTCCTGCTGCGCAATTGCGAAGTCATGGGCGACCGGCTGGGCGTGATCCTCTTCCAGTGTCCGCCAAACCTGAAGAAGGATCTGCCACGCCTGCAGCGGTTCTGTGACCTCCTCCCGGCGGGTCGTCGCTTTGCCTTCGAGTTCCGGAACGGGGAGTGGTATTCGGACGACGTGATCGCAGAGCTGCGCGGCCGCAACCTCGCGCTCGTGGTGAGCGACAGCGAGGAGTTCTCGGGCCCGATGATACCGACCGCGGACTGGGGATACGCACGGCTCCACCGGTTCGACTACGACGACAATGCGTTAGGTACGTGGGCCCGTCGCATTGCCGACGAGCCGTGGCGGGAGACGTTCGTGTTCTTCAAGCACGACTACTCGCCGTTCACGGGGCCACCGGCGGTGGCTGGCTTCACCGACGCACTTCCCGCGTCGGCGAGGGAGTGA
- a CDS encoding ribonuclease H-like domain-containing protein codes for MEDEWLWGWDQTPGIVSVWATLDGRAWVWRRDLADGSLHREHVRFRPWLLLDRLDDLTHLGSTLGPEGGEAPVTWRELDGPGELRFLVSAADGRVLRDEVLQGASRRVGQRVGRLRDVGADRVLSLPPDEQYLVATGRTYFRDLPFERLRRLQLDLETEGLDARRHRIFMVAVRDPSGQATTLEVQAPGDRGEADLLARLVAAVREADPDVIENHNLHGFDLPFLEQRARRLGVRLALGRLGTGLVSRAARRGATGDDARRRTRLIAPGRELIDTMDAVLRHDFSARDLPGHGLKAVARHFGLAGPDRVVIRGDRIAEVYRSDPALVRRYAIADVEEVEGLARVLGGAAFALARMAPRRYERLADAGAATGVIDPLLVRAYLRAGAALPAHREGRSDAHTGAALHLFATGVASRVVKADVASLYPSLMRAWRIGPARDHLGAMLTLVDRLVERRLQEKAAARQHPAGSAARHTHEATSAAMKIVVNSAYGYLAAGGGLTRFADVDAANEVTRRGRETLDLMCRELATRGVTLLEADTDGVYFAVPAEWTEADERRVVAEVAALFPRLVQLEFEGRYRAMLSHEPKNYALLGYDGTLTLRGVAFRSSRAEPFGETFLRRALARLLVEDVAGVRDVYLETVDALRGRALATREVSSRVRLTRTPGQYQGARERRRELVYEALITAGRATWRIGERVRVYRTRAGAGALVPEEDDADARDYDVEHYVGQLRDTFAARLARAFTPDDFAAVFADPVQLSLFVRDPAQIRPLLRVLSTGTR; via the coding sequence ATCGAGGACGAGTGGCTCTGGGGCTGGGATCAGACCCCGGGCATCGTGTCGGTGTGGGCCACGCTGGACGGTCGGGCCTGGGTCTGGCGTCGCGACCTCGCCGACGGATCGCTGCATCGGGAGCACGTGCGCTTTCGCCCGTGGCTGCTGCTGGACCGGCTCGACGATCTCACCCACCTCGGATCGACTCTTGGCCCCGAAGGCGGTGAGGCGCCGGTGACATGGCGCGAACTCGATGGGCCCGGCGAGCTGCGCTTTCTCGTGAGCGCCGCCGATGGACGCGTGCTTCGCGACGAGGTGCTGCAGGGCGCGTCGCGCCGAGTCGGACAGCGCGTGGGCCGGCTGCGCGACGTTGGCGCCGATCGTGTCCTGAGCCTGCCGCCGGACGAGCAGTACCTCGTTGCCACGGGGCGCACCTACTTTCGCGACCTGCCGTTCGAGCGGCTGCGCCGGCTTCAGCTCGACCTCGAGACCGAGGGACTCGACGCGCGCCGGCACCGGATCTTCATGGTGGCGGTGCGCGACCCGTCGGGACAGGCCACGACCCTGGAGGTACAGGCGCCCGGAGACCGCGGCGAGGCCGACCTGCTGGCGCGGCTGGTCGCCGCGGTGCGCGAGGCCGACCCGGACGTGATCGAGAACCACAACCTGCACGGGTTCGACCTGCCATTCCTCGAGCAGCGCGCCCGGCGACTCGGCGTGCGGCTCGCGTTAGGCAGGCTCGGCACGGGCCTCGTGTCCCGCGCGGCACGCCGCGGGGCCACGGGCGACGACGCCAGGCGCCGCACGCGACTCATCGCGCCCGGACGCGAACTGATCGACACGATGGACGCCGTCCTGCGCCACGACTTCTCGGCGCGCGACCTGCCCGGCCACGGCCTCAAGGCCGTCGCCAGGCACTTCGGACTTGCCGGCCCGGATCGGGTGGTGATCCGCGGCGACCGGATCGCCGAGGTCTATCGCAGCGACCCGGCACTCGTCAGGCGCTACGCCATCGCGGACGTGGAGGAGGTGGAGGGGCTGGCCCGGGTGCTCGGTGGCGCCGCGTTTGCCCTCGCCCGCATGGCGCCCAGGCGCTACGAACGCCTGGCCGACGCCGGCGCGGCAACAGGCGTGATCGACCCGCTGCTCGTGCGCGCGTACCTGCGCGCCGGGGCCGCGCTTCCTGCGCACCGCGAGGGACGATCCGACGCGCACACGGGCGCAGCGCTCCACCTGTTTGCGACCGGGGTCGCGTCGCGCGTCGTGAAGGCGGACGTCGCGAGTCTCTATCCGTCGTTGATGCGGGCATGGCGCATCGGGCCCGCACGTGATCACCTCGGCGCAATGCTCACGCTGGTCGACCGCCTGGTCGAGCGTCGACTGCAGGAGAAGGCGGCTGCCCGCCAGCATCCCGCGGGGTCCGCGGCGCGTCATACACACGAGGCCACCTCTGCCGCAATGAAGATCGTGGTGAACTCGGCCTACGGGTACCTCGCCGCGGGCGGTGGGCTCACGCGGTTTGCGGACGTCGACGCGGCCAACGAGGTGACGCGCCGCGGGCGCGAGACGCTCGACCTCATGTGTCGCGAACTCGCGACGCGGGGCGTCACCCTGCTGGAGGCCGACACCGACGGCGTGTACTTCGCGGTGCCGGCTGAGTGGACGGAGGCCGACGAACGCCGCGTCGTTGCCGAAGTGGCTGCGCTCTTCCCGCGACTGGTGCAACTCGAGTTCGAGGGGCGCTACCGCGCCATGCTTTCGCACGAACCCAAGAACTACGCACTGCTCGGCTACGACGGCACGCTGACGCTGCGCGGCGTGGCGTTCCGATCGAGCCGCGCCGAGCCATTTGGTGAGACGTTCCTGCGGCGTGCCCTCGCCCGCCTGCTGGTCGAGGATGTTGCCGGCGTGCGCGACGTGTACCTGGAAACGGTCGACGCGCTGCGCGGCCGGGCGCTCGCGACGCGCGAGGTGTCATCGAGGGTGCGCCTGACGAGGACGCCCGGGCAGTACCAGGGCGCACGCGAGCGCCGCCGCGAGCTGGTGTACGAAGCCCTGATCACGGCGGGCCGGGCGACCTGGCGGATCGGCGAACGCGTGCGCGTGTACCGCACCCGCGCGGGCGCCGGCGCGCTCGTGCCCGAGGAGGATGACGCCGACGCGCGCGACTACGATGTGGAGCACTACGTCGGCCAGCTGCGCGACACCTTTGCCGCGCGCCTTGCCCGCGCCTTCACCCCGGACGACTTTGCCGCCGTCTTCGCCGACCCGGTGCAGCTCTCGCTCTTTGTGCGGGATCCCGCGCAGATCCGCCCGCTGCTGCGGGTGCTGTCGACGGGAACGCGTTAG
- a CDS encoding UvrD-helicase domain-containing protein yields the protein MAAPIPSADQRQAIEAPLGPVLVVAGPGAGKTFCLIERIRFLISQRGFDPERICAFTFTNKAAGEIAHRLSGLGERSGLVWSGTIHAFCAKLLRDHGAQVGLRRGFGIADEDYQRAVFSRLGTPSRFQKGLLSRISQARFQGKALGDDDARKLRKYEQYLERRNVVDFDTLVIKAAAAMGHPQVGSLVADRFDYVLVDEFQDLNPVQFDIVHALVKSHGNVFGVGDDEQSIYSWAGADPKVFLTFANTFGVHQRVTLRENRRSPSQVVALGRALMKQNASLFDEPRAVDTSHTSPFDVEVRRFSNDAAEAAWLLEDIQRDRETHALGWGQVAVLYRTNPMGSALEAEFLRADVPCRMAQGRALSDDPVVGYLIAALKVIAQPNDVVREAEFMRVVLPGTLFAEALTRADARDNDVLAQLEQIARERPKGSEDARRIRRGRVELQNLATLARRHHRLELLVHELLSQRVGEYRSVIEDRHDEWTDPAANPEVVALASALSDAIACGRPVAFAPMGGIEYALRNMLRAAQPGLLLDRPHPSGPLLIDRDAVPSLGAALGLFKALQLLATREFTNIFADFTAFDIEATSRVIGDARIIELAAVRVRNGAVVDRFQSLVNPGTPIPPDSTRIHHITDAMVADAPSFADVWPSLRDFIGRDVVVAHNGHGYDFPLLRRHVEGIGEPLSLTPFDSLPLARELHAGSRSLSELAHAFGIDAGASHRALDDTVALAQVFQRLNELKLARARKTALTNLLDHLAIGLALTPDRSSEGVALFDVVRIFAFGKYSSALEAYERERAGDAGSPDTPRLIDLLGGAVLMAKVRADKDADSRYPETMARLRRLLEGIDPAAPLSTQLEGFLETVVLSRWDGSEPDQDRVNLLTLHATKGLEFSRVYLVGVADDDLLPGGSERRSEADVDEARRLLYVGMTRTIDRLVLTWAEQRGDSPRVDRRFLVEMGLA from the coding sequence GTGGCAGCCCCAATTCCCTCCGCCGATCAGCGCCAGGCCATCGAAGCGCCGCTCGGACCCGTGCTGGTGGTCGCCGGGCCCGGAGCGGGCAAGACCTTCTGCCTCATCGAGCGCATCCGCTTCCTGATCAGCCAGCGCGGCTTTGATCCCGAGCGCATCTGCGCCTTCACGTTCACCAACAAAGCCGCCGGAGAGATTGCGCATCGCCTGTCCGGGCTCGGCGAGCGCTCCGGGCTGGTCTGGAGCGGGACGATTCACGCGTTCTGCGCGAAGCTCCTGCGCGATCACGGGGCACAGGTTGGCCTCCGGCGCGGGTTCGGCATTGCCGACGAGGACTATCAGCGCGCCGTGTTCAGTCGCCTCGGTACGCCGTCGCGCTTCCAGAAAGGGCTTCTGTCGCGCATCTCCCAGGCGCGCTTTCAGGGCAAGGCCCTGGGCGACGACGATGCGCGCAAGCTACGCAAGTACGAGCAATACCTCGAACGTCGCAACGTCGTCGACTTTGATACGCTGGTCATCAAGGCCGCCGCCGCCATGGGCCACCCGCAGGTTGGGTCACTCGTCGCCGATCGATTCGACTATGTGCTCGTCGATGAGTTCCAGGATCTGAACCCGGTGCAGTTCGACATCGTGCACGCCCTCGTCAAATCACACGGCAACGTGTTCGGCGTCGGCGACGATGAACAGTCGATCTACTCGTGGGCCGGGGCGGACCCGAAGGTGTTTCTCACCTTCGCCAACACCTTCGGCGTTCATCAGCGGGTCACGCTGCGGGAGAACCGACGCAGCCCGAGTCAGGTCGTCGCGCTGGGGCGGGCGCTCATGAAGCAGAACGCCTCGCTCTTTGACGAGCCACGCGCGGTTGACACGTCGCACACATCGCCGTTCGACGTCGAGGTGCGTCGCTTCAGCAACGACGCCGCCGAGGCCGCCTGGCTGCTCGAGGACATCCAGCGTGATCGCGAGACGCATGCTCTGGGCTGGGGTCAGGTGGCCGTGCTCTATCGCACGAACCCGATGGGGAGCGCGCTCGAAGCCGAGTTCCTGCGCGCCGACGTGCCGTGTCGCATGGCGCAGGGTCGCGCGCTGAGCGACGACCCGGTGGTGGGCTACCTCATCGCGGCGCTCAAGGTGATCGCGCAACCCAACGACGTCGTGCGGGAAGCGGAGTTCATGCGCGTGGTGCTGCCGGGCACCTTGTTCGCCGAGGCGCTCACGCGCGCCGATGCTCGCGACAACGACGTGCTGGCGCAGCTGGAACAGATCGCTCGCGAGCGCCCGAAGGGATCCGAAGATGCCCGCCGCATCCGGCGCGGTCGCGTCGAACTGCAGAACCTCGCGACGCTGGCCCGGCGTCACCATCGGCTGGAACTCCTGGTGCACGAGCTCCTTTCGCAGCGGGTCGGCGAATATCGATCGGTGATCGAGGACCGGCATGATGAGTGGACCGATCCGGCCGCCAACCCGGAAGTCGTGGCGCTCGCCAGCGCGCTCTCCGACGCGATCGCTTGCGGTCGGCCGGTTGCGTTTGCGCCGATGGGTGGCATCGAATACGCGCTGCGCAACATGCTGCGCGCCGCCCAACCGGGGCTCCTGCTCGACCGGCCCCACCCGAGCGGTCCGCTCCTCATCGACCGCGACGCGGTACCATCGCTCGGCGCCGCCCTCGGGCTGTTCAAGGCACTGCAACTCCTGGCGACGCGCGAGTTCACCAACATCTTTGCCGACTTCACCGCGTTTGATATCGAGGCCACGAGCCGCGTGATCGGCGACGCGCGCATCATCGAGCTGGCGGCGGTCCGCGTTCGCAATGGCGCGGTGGTGGATCGCTTCCAGTCGCTGGTGAATCCGGGCACGCCGATCCCGCCGGACTCGACGCGCATTCACCACATCACGGACGCGATGGTGGCGGACGCGCCGAGTTTCGCCGACGTGTGGCCGTCCCTGCGTGACTTCATCGGGCGGGATGTGGTCGTCGCACACAACGGTCACGGCTACGACTTTCCGCTGCTGCGCCGCCACGTGGAAGGCATCGGTGAACCTCTTTCCCTCACGCCCTTCGACAGCCTCCCGCTCGCGCGCGAGCTGCACGCAGGCAGTCGCTCGCTGTCGGAACTCGCTCACGCCTTCGGCATCGACGCCGGCGCCAGCCATCGCGCGCTGGACGACACCGTCGCGCTCGCCCAGGTCTTTCAGCGACTCAACGAGCTCAAGCTCGCAAGAGCGCGCAAGACGGCGCTCACCAACCTGCTCGATCACCTCGCGATCGGGCTCGCGCTCACGCCAGATCGCAGCTCCGAAGGCGTAGCGTTGTTCGACGTCGTGCGCATCTTTGCGTTCGGCAAGTACAGCTCGGCGCTCGAGGCGTACGAGCGCGAGCGCGCCGGCGACGCAGGCTCGCCCGACACGCCGCGACTCATCGACCTGCTCGGCGGGGCTGTGCTCATGGCGAAGGTCCGTGCCGACAAGGACGCAGACTCCCGCTACCCGGAGACGATGGCGCGCCTCCGACGACTCCTCGAAGGCATCGACCCTGCGGCGCCACTCAGCACGCAACTCGAAGGCTTCCTCGAGACGGTCGTGCTGTCCCGATGGGATGGCTCCGAGCCCGACCAGGACCGTGTGAACCTGCTGACGCTGCACGCGACCAAAGGACTCGAGTTCTCCCGTGTTTACCTGGTCGGGGTCGCCGATGATGACCTGCTCCCGGGCGGCAGCGAGCGGCGCTCCGAAGCCGACGTCGACGAGGCGCGACGCCTGCTGTACGTGGGCATGACGCGCACCATCGATCGGCTCGTGCTGACGTGGGCCGAGCAGCGCGGCGACTCGCCGCGCGTCGATCGGCGGTTTCTCGTCGAAATGGGCCTCGCCTAA